The Inediibacterium massiliense genome has a segment encoding these proteins:
- the cobO gene encoding cob(I)yrinic acid a,c-diamide adenosyltransferase, whose product MNHMKGYVQVYTGNGKGKTTAALGLSLRACGANKKVFIAQFVKSMEYNELKALKSLSSIQVKLYGHGCFINQSPTEEDILAAKEGLNEVKDILMTGLYDLVILDEITIAIYFHLLHTKDVLSLIQNKPDHVELIITGRYCPQEIIDAADLVTEMKEVKHYYTKGVLSREGIDK is encoded by the coding sequence GTGAATCATATGAAAGGCTATGTACAAGTATATACGGGTAACGGAAAAGGAAAAACCACTGCTGCTTTAGGACTTTCCTTACGGGCTTGTGGTGCTAACAAAAAAGTTTTTATTGCTCAGTTTGTCAAATCAATGGAGTATAATGAATTAAAAGCTTTAAAATCTCTTTCTTCTATACAGGTAAAACTATATGGTCATGGATGCTTTATCAATCAAAGTCCCACAGAAGAAGATATTTTAGCTGCTAAAGAAGGTCTAAATGAGGTAAAAGACATTTTGATGACTGGTTTATATGATCTAGTCATTTTAGATGAAATAACAATCGCCATTTATTTTCATCTCCTTCATACAAAAGATGTTTTATCTTTAATCCAAAACAAACCTGATCATGTAGAACTCATTATTACAGGAAGATATTGTCCTCAAGAAATAATAGATGCAGCTGATTTAGTCACTGAAATGAAAGAAGTAAAACATTATTATACAAAAGGAGTACTAAGTAGAGAAGGAATAGATAAATAG
- a CDS encoding zinc-ribbon domain-containing protein: MNLLNKVKQGMIDGKKAIQEISSDMTELTRMKIALSKDISRIDELYYNLGRKLYDFYQENPDISLSDEVEFSIMELHATLARINDYEEKIKLLKGITRCDACGNEIEENPNFCPHCGHKIQKESEELKDEDDIEKN; encoded by the coding sequence ATGAATTTATTAAATAAGGTAAAACAAGGAATGATCGATGGGAAAAAAGCTATTCAAGAAATTTCTTCGGATATGACAGAATTAACTAGAATGAAAATTGCTTTATCTAAAGATATCTCAAGAATAGATGAGCTCTATTATAATTTAGGAAGAAAACTATATGATTTCTATCAAGAAAACCCTGATATAAGCTTATCAGATGAAGTAGAATTTTCCATTATGGAACTTCATGCTACTTTAGCAAGAATTAATGACTATGAAGAAAAAATCAAACTTCTAAAGGGTATTACAAGATGTGATGCATGTGGTAATGAAATAGAAGAAAATCCAAATTTTTGCCCTCACTGTGGGCACAAAATTCAAAAAGAATCAGAAGAATTAAAAGATGAAGATGATATAGAAAAAAATTAG
- the cls gene encoding cardiolipin synthase — protein MKKNKIVFYMALLIIFLSTTRICALEINEPQGFMMKMDMIRNMIIKTDMHISIQKIKGYIGTVFTIYTIFIGIVIFMENKNPSKTIAWLLVLTLVPVIGFIVYLFMGPNVRKKKIFNKKKSKDFIYFEQIANGQKDAIEGKALFKEDESFVKKRLISLILNSAKSPFTVNNKVKVLSNGDETFSSIIEVLAEAKDHIHLEYFIIKDDNIGKIIKNILMNKAREGVKVRVIYDSVGSWRLSRKYLREMKEAGVEIYGFSPVVFPILSRKLNYRNHRKIIVVDGKIGFVGGLNIGDEYLGKDPYLGFWRDSHAKVEGEAVYALQNIFFRDWMFVSKEEILLSSRYYPKLSYYGEQLVQIIASGPDTDWQSIMQAYFLIIASSENRIWMNTPYLVPGESIMMALKTAALSGVDVRIILPGKADHKTVFWASLSHVEELLEAGVKVYQYKKGFIHGKIMLVDGEAASIGTANLDLRSFEINFEVNAFIYDQEIIAQMEEHFLIDIKDSEEIILEEYKRRSIFNKIKESTARLFSPLL, from the coding sequence GTGAAAAAAAATAAGATAGTATTTTATATGGCTTTATTAATTATATTCCTATCCACTACTCGTATTTGTGCATTAGAGATCAATGAACCACAAGGATTCATGATGAAAATGGATATGATAAGAAATATGATTATAAAAACAGATATGCATATATCTATACAGAAAATAAAAGGATATATAGGAACAGTTTTTACCATATATACAATATTTATTGGAATTGTTATATTTATGGAAAATAAAAATCCATCTAAAACGATTGCATGGCTTTTAGTTTTAACGTTAGTTCCTGTTATTGGATTTATTGTGTACTTATTTATGGGGCCAAATGTAAGAAAGAAAAAAATATTTAATAAGAAAAAAAGTAAGGATTTTATATATTTCGAGCAAATAGCCAATGGGCAAAAAGACGCTATTGAAGGAAAAGCTTTATTTAAAGAAGATGAAAGCTTTGTAAAAAAGAGACTCATTAGTTTGATTTTAAATAGTGCAAAATCTCCCTTTACGGTAAACAACAAAGTAAAGGTTTTGAGTAATGGAGATGAAACTTTTTCATCAATTATTGAAGTTTTGGCAGAAGCAAAGGACCATATACATCTAGAATATTTTATTATTAAAGATGATAACATAGGAAAAATTATTAAAAATATATTAATGAATAAAGCAAGAGAAGGAGTAAAGGTAAGGGTAATTTACGATAGCGTAGGAAGCTGGAGGCTGAGTAGAAAATATTTGAGAGAAATGAAAGAAGCAGGTGTAGAAATCTATGGATTCTCTCCCGTAGTATTTCCTATTTTAAGTAGAAAGCTAAATTACAGAAATCATAGAAAGATTATTGTGGTAGATGGCAAAATAGGATTTGTAGGAGGATTAAATATTGGCGATGAATATTTAGGAAAAGATCCTTACTTAGGATTTTGGAGGGACAGTCATGCAAAAGTAGAAGGAGAAGCTGTGTATGCTTTGCAAAATATTTTTTTTAGAGATTGGATGTTTGTGAGCAAGGAAGAAATTCTCTTGTCTTCTCGTTATTATCCAAAGCTTTCTTATTATGGAGAACAGCTTGTGCAAATTATAGCAAGCGGTCCAGATACAGATTGGCAATCTATTATGCAGGCATATTTTTTGATTATTGCATCATCAGAGAATCGAATATGGATGAATACGCCTTATTTGGTGCCAGGAGAAAGTATTATGATGGCTTTAAAAACAGCAGCTTTAAGTGGAGTGGATGTACGAATTATTCTACCAGGAAAAGCTGACCATAAAACAGTATTCTGGGCGTCTTTATCTCATGTAGAAGAACTTTTGGAAGCTGGTGTAAAAGTATATCAATATAAAAAAGGCTTTATTCATGGAAAAATTATGTTAGTAGATGGAGAAGCTGCATCTATAGGAACTGCTAATTTAGATTTAAGAAGCTTTGAAATTAATTTTGAGGTGAATGCTTTTATTTATGACCAAGAGATTATAGCACAAATGGAAGAGCATTTTTTGATAGATATAAAAGATAGTGAAGAGATTATATTGGAAGAATATAAACGTAGATCTATATTCAATAAAATAAAAGAATCAACAGCAAGATTATTTTCTCCATTATTATAG
- the typA gene encoding translational GTPase TypA, whose product MIQENIRNVAIIAHVDHGKTTLVDEMLKQSGTFRQNEQVTERVMDSNDIERERGITILSKNTSILYKDVKVNIVDTPGHADFGGEVERIMQMVDGVLLLVDAFEGPMPQTKFVLKKALAAGVKPIVVVNKIDKPEARVEEVVDEVLDLFIELDANEDQLDFPVIYASGRSGFARYNMSDDNMDLIPLLDMILKEMPSPTGSLEGGLQLRITSIDYDKYVGRMGIGKITRGSVKKNQEVVLCTGDGKFENFRVSKLYTFNGLKKEEINEAGFGEIVTISGNYNINIGETVCSTDNIEPLPFVKIDEPTLSMNFIINDSPFAGREGQFVTSRHLKDRLEKELLSNVALKVEATDTADAFKVSGRGELHLSILIENMRREGYELSVSKPEVIFKKIDGQLHEPMENAIIEVPEEYTGVVIETLGQRKGEMVNMLPNNNGGMKLEFNIPARGLIGYRSQFMTDTRGTGILNHTFAGYTPYKGDIPSRSRGSIVAFETGTAVAYGLFNAQDRGNLFIPAGTEVYEGMIVGENARSGDIVVNVCKKKQLTNTRASGSDDALKLVPPVDMYLERALEFITEDELVEVTPESIRLRKKILSKDQRAKSANKKS is encoded by the coding sequence ATGATTCAAGAAAACATAAGAAATGTTGCAATTATTGCCCATGTTGACCATGGTAAAACAACACTAGTAGATGAAATGTTAAAACAAAGTGGTACATTTAGACAAAATGAGCAAGTAACAGAAAGAGTAATGGATTCTAATGATATAGAAAGAGAAAGAGGAATTACTATTCTTTCTAAAAACACATCTATTCTATATAAAGATGTGAAAGTAAATATTGTAGATACTCCAGGCCATGCAGACTTTGGAGGAGAAGTAGAAAGAATTATGCAAATGGTAGATGGTGTACTTCTTTTAGTAGATGCTTTTGAAGGACCTATGCCACAAACAAAATTTGTACTCAAAAAAGCTTTAGCTGCAGGAGTAAAACCTATTGTAGTAGTAAATAAAATAGACAAACCAGAAGCAAGAGTAGAAGAAGTCGTAGATGAAGTATTAGATCTTTTTATTGAACTAGATGCCAATGAAGATCAACTTGATTTCCCAGTGATTTATGCATCTGGAAGAAGTGGATTTGCAAGATATAATATGTCTGATGACAATATGGATCTTATCCCTCTATTAGATATGATATTAAAAGAAATGCCTTCTCCAACAGGAAGCCTTGAGGGAGGTCTTCAATTAAGAATTACCTCTATTGATTATGATAAATATGTAGGTAGAATGGGAATTGGAAAAATCACTAGAGGATCTGTCAAAAAAAATCAAGAAGTAGTTTTATGTACTGGTGATGGCAAGTTTGAAAACTTTAGAGTTAGCAAGCTTTATACTTTCAATGGACTTAAAAAAGAAGAAATAAATGAAGCAGGTTTCGGAGAAATTGTTACAATATCTGGAAATTATAATATTAATATTGGAGAGACTGTATGTTCTACAGACAATATAGAGCCTCTTCCATTTGTAAAAATTGATGAACCTACTCTTTCTATGAATTTTATTATTAATGATAGCCCTTTTGCTGGCCGTGAAGGTCAATTTGTAACAAGTAGACATTTAAAGGATAGACTTGAAAAAGAGCTTTTATCTAATGTAGCTTTAAAAGTAGAAGCAACAGATACAGCAGATGCTTTTAAAGTATCTGGTAGAGGTGAACTTCATCTTTCTATCTTAATTGAAAACATGAGAAGAGAAGGATATGAATTATCTGTATCTAAACCTGAAGTAATATTTAAAAAAATAGATGGACAACTTCATGAACCTATGGAAAATGCTATTATTGAAGTTCCTGAAGAATATACAGGAGTAGTCATTGAAACCTTAGGACAAAGAAAAGGTGAAATGGTTAATATGCTTCCTAATAACAATGGTGGCATGAAATTAGAATTTAATATTCCAGCTAGAGGACTTATTGGTTATAGATCTCAATTTATGACAGATACACGTGGAACAGGAATATTAAATCATACTTTTGCTGGATATACTCCATACAAAGGAGACATTCCATCTAGATCAAGAGGATCTATAGTTGCTTTTGAAACAGGAACAGCTGTTGCCTATGGACTTTTCAATGCACAAGATAGAGGAAATTTATTTATCCCAGCAGGTACTGAAGTTTATGAAGGTATGATTGTAGGAGAAAATGCTAGAAGTGGAGATATTGTAGTCAATGTATGTAAGAAAAAACAACTTACCAATACTCGTGCTTCAGGATCAGATGATGCTTTAAAATTAGTTCCTCCTGTAGATATGTATCTAGAAAGAGCATTAGAATTTATTACAGAAGATGAACTTGTGGAGGTTACTCCAGAGAGCATTCGTTTAAGAAAAAAAATATTAAGTAAAGATCAACGTGCAAAATCAGCAAATAAAAAATCATAA
- a CDS encoding metal-dependent hydrolase: protein MKIQFLGHSCFYLEENNFKALIDPFMTGNENCPLSPDDFSSITHIFVTHGHGDHLGDTIEIARKTNSMVITNYEIACFLGTKDITTHPMHIGGRTSFDFGVVKMTPALHGSSIETTEGMLYGGNPCGFVIKIGKNTIYHAGDTGLTMDMKLLERENIDLALLPIGGNFTMDIEDASLAVDFIKPKKVIPMHYNTFPLIKADPEKLKTQTSSEIIILNPGETYTI, encoded by the coding sequence ATGAAAATTCAATTTTTAGGACATTCTTGTTTTTATTTGGAAGAAAATAATTTTAAAGCTTTGATTGACCCTTTTATGACTGGTAATGAAAATTGCCCTCTGTCTCCTGATGACTTTTCTTCTATCACTCATATTTTTGTTACCCATGGTCATGGAGATCACCTAGGAGATACGATAGAAATTGCTAGGAAAACCAATTCTATGGTCATTACAAATTATGAGATAGCTTGTTTTCTTGGAACAAAGGACATAACTACTCATCCTATGCATATTGGGGGAAGAACATCTTTTGATTTTGGAGTTGTAAAAATGACTCCTGCTCTTCATGGTTCTTCTATTGAAACAACAGAAGGTATGCTTTATGGGGGAAATCCTTGTGGATTTGTAATAAAGATAGGAAAAAATACAATCTATCATGCAGGAGATACAGGTCTTACTATGGATATGAAGCTTTTAGAAAGAGAAAATATTGATCTAGCACTTCTTCCTATAGGAGGAAACTTTACGATGGATATAGAAGATGCTTCCTTGGCAGTAGATTTTATAAAGCCTAAAAAAGTCATCCCTATGCATTACAATACTTTTCCTCTCATAAAAGCAGATCCAGAAAAATTGAAAACACAAACCTCATCAGAAATAATTATTTTAAATCCTGGGGAAACTTATACAATATAA
- a CDS encoding CGGC domain-containing protein produces MNTKYVVMIQCDLAHRRCSGFACTNTFYKKEGKFEGYTHNVPYIAFTCGGCCGKGVAAKIEHFSRQLKKNADIKQEEVSIHLSSCMTTDNHHYDRCPHIDYIKNILNKKGFYHIIEGTYITKSATHLREKGVYKTY; encoded by the coding sequence ATGAATACAAAATATGTAGTTATGATTCAGTGTGATTTGGCTCATAGAAGATGTAGCGGTTTTGCCTGTACCAACACTTTTTATAAAAAAGAAGGAAAGTTTGAAGGGTATACACATAACGTTCCATATATTGCATTTACTTGTGGAGGCTGTTGTGGGAAAGGAGTAGCTGCTAAAATAGAACATTTTTCTAGGCAATTAAAAAAGAATGCAGATATAAAACAAGAAGAAGTAAGTATTCATTTGTCTTCTTGTATGACTACAGATAATCATCATTATGACCGATGTCCTCATATAGACTATATTAAAAATATTTTAAATAAAAAAGGATTCTATCATATTATAGAAGGAACATATATTACGAAAAGTGCTACTCACTTAAGGGAAAAAGGCGTTTATAAAACATACTAG
- the tpx gene encoding thiol peroxidase — MEKRTGITMKQNPVTLVGKEIKVGDQAPDFTVLTTDMQPFSLKDVGDKVKIISVVPSLDTGVCEFQTIHFNEEAALLGDVAILTISVDLPFAQKRFCGAKGIDAVITLSDHRDLSFGLNYGFVIEELRLLSRGIVVLDQNNKVTYVEYVKEVTNHPDYEKAIEEVKKLI, encoded by the coding sequence ATGGAAAAAAGAACAGGAATCACTATGAAACAAAATCCAGTTACATTAGTAGGAAAAGAAATAAAAGTAGGAGATCAAGCTCCAGACTTTACAGTTTTGACTACAGATATGCAGCCTTTTTCTTTAAAGGATGTAGGAGATAAAGTAAAGATTATTAGTGTAGTTCCTTCATTAGATACGGGAGTATGTGAATTTCAAACTATTCATTTTAATGAAGAAGCAGCTTTATTAGGAGATGTAGCCATTCTTACTATTAGTGTAGATCTTCCATTTGCGCAAAAAAGATTTTGTGGAGCAAAAGGAATTGATGCAGTGATTACTTTATCTGATCATAGAGATCTCTCTTTTGGTTTAAATTATGGCTTTGTAATAGAAGAATTAAGACTTTTAAGTAGAGGAATTGTAGTTTTAGATCAAAACAATAAAGTGACTTATGTAGAATATGTGAAAGAAGTAACAAATCATCCAGATTATGAAAAAGCTATAGAAGAAGTGAAAAAACTAATATAA
- a CDS encoding Na+/H+ antiporter NhaC family protein, protein MKKVISKKCTYAVFIVLIVGIYICLKLNYSPLYGIFLGLLCAYILSYFNGYSHKEIFYMMTKGLKSVSIVILMMIIISILIGIWMLNGTIPTIMHMGFSYLSHLNFVLVAFLITSIISIILGTSLGSISTIGMALMGIGKSLHISTPLLAGAIVSASYIGDRSSPLSSSANLTAIITKTNLMDNLKHMMTTLIPSYILCIIFYTFMGKKNMGITPLEKIITLQNILSTHFFISCFLLISPFLILIMALFRYSMIKSLSTGLMVSLFITLFIEQFSISKIIYVSFWGFHSNHPQISSIVSGGGIFSMRYIILIIVASTALTGILDGTNMIQPIIDTFIKKVKSTGNLILKTSFLSLIIAFITSNQTISIIIPGKFLQTHFERKNISKNTLARTLADTAIVLVPLIPSNSNAIFIMTLFHVNVLDFAPFSIFCYITPILTIFYGYMGWIRKSSYHNHCS, encoded by the coding sequence ATGAAAAAAGTAATTTCTAAAAAATGCACTTATGCTGTATTCATTGTGTTAATTGTTGGAATTTACATATGTTTAAAATTAAATTATTCTCCTCTTTATGGTATATTTTTAGGACTTTTATGTGCATACATCCTTTCATATTTCAATGGCTATTCTCATAAAGAAATATTTTATATGATGACCAAAGGTTTAAAAAGTGTATCTATTGTCATACTAATGATGATCATCATTAGTATACTTATAGGAATATGGATGTTAAATGGTACCATCCCTACCATCATGCATATGGGCTTTTCTTATTTGTCTCATCTCAACTTTGTGTTAGTAGCTTTTTTGATTACAAGTATCATCTCTATAATTTTGGGAACTTCTTTGGGGAGTATCAGTACAATAGGTATGGCACTTATGGGAATTGGTAAAAGTCTTCATATTTCTACGCCTTTATTGGCTGGAGCCATTGTTTCTGCTAGCTATATAGGAGATCGTTCTTCTCCTTTATCTAGTAGTGCCAATTTAACTGCCATTATTACAAAAACAAATTTAATGGATAACTTAAAACATATGATGACTACTCTTATTCCCTCTTATATACTATGTATTATTTTTTATACATTTATGGGCAAAAAAAATATGGGTATTACACCCCTTGAAAAAATAATAACCCTTCAAAACATTCTTTCTACACATTTTTTCATTTCATGTTTTTTGCTTATTTCTCCTTTTTTAATTTTGATTATGGCACTATTTCGGTATTCTATGATTAAAAGTTTGAGTACTGGACTCATGGTGAGTCTTTTCATCACATTGTTTATTGAACAATTTTCTATTTCTAAAATTATTTATGTTTCTTTTTGGGGATTTCATTCTAATCATCCACAAATTTCTTCTATTGTATCAGGTGGAGGTATTTTTTCTATGAGATATATTATTCTTATTATTGTAGCTTCTACTGCATTAACTGGAATATTGGACGGTACAAATATGATTCAACCTATTATTGACACATTTATTAAAAAAGTAAAAAGTACAGGAAACCTTATTTTAAAAACATCTTTCTTAAGCTTGATCATTGCATTTATAACAAGCAATCAAACCATATCTATTATTATCCCAGGGAAATTTCTACAAACTCATTTTGAAAGAAAAAATATATCTAAAAATACCTTAGCTCGTACTTTAGCGGATACTGCAATTGTTCTTGTTCCTTTAATTCCTTCTAATTCTAATGCTATTTTTATTATGACTCTTTTTCATGTAAACGTTCTTGATTTTGCTCCCTTTAGCATTTTTTGCTATATTACCCCTATTCTTACAATTTTCTATGGATATATGGGATGGATTCGAAAATCATCTTATCATAATCACTGTTCATAA
- a CDS encoding NAD(P)H-dependent flavin oxidoreductase yields the protein MRIPELKIGDLVAKIPIVQGGMGVGISLSGLAAAVANCGGIGVISGVEPGFNLSYYKENKHKANLDGLTYHIRKAKELAPKGIIGVNIMTALTTFEDMVKVAVKEKIDIIFSGAGLPMKLPELVKGSFTKIAPIVSSGKVANLICKQWDRKHNYIPDAIVVEGPEAGGHLGFSLDDLYNKNITLKSIVADVLKAIEPFEQKYNKKIPIIAGGGLFSGDDVYDIIKAGASAAQIGTRFVATYECDASDAFKKAYVDATKEDVTIIKSPVGLPGRALKNTFVERVHSQEKRDPISCINCLKTCNPKETPYCIADALIQAQQGNLERGFAFTGSQVYKIDKITSVKNVIDELLERFSRE from the coding sequence ATGCGTATACCTGAATTAAAAATAGGCGACTTAGTTGCTAAAATTCCTATTGTCCAAGGAGGAATGGGCGTTGGGATTTCCTTATCTGGATTAGCTGCAGCAGTAGCCAATTGTGGAGGCATTGGTGTAATTTCTGGAGTAGAACCAGGCTTTAACTTAAGCTACTATAAAGAAAATAAGCATAAGGCCAATCTAGATGGTCTTACGTATCATATTCGAAAAGCAAAAGAATTAGCTCCAAAAGGAATTATTGGAGTCAATATTATGACTGCTCTTACCACATTTGAAGACATGGTAAAAGTTGCTGTAAAAGAAAAGATTGATATCATCTTTTCAGGAGCAGGACTTCCTATGAAGCTTCCTGAACTTGTAAAAGGATCCTTCACTAAAATTGCACCTATTGTATCCTCTGGAAAGGTTGCAAATTTAATATGTAAACAATGGGATAGAAAGCATAACTATATTCCAGATGCCATTGTAGTAGAAGGTCCAGAAGCTGGAGGACATCTTGGATTTTCATTAGATGATCTTTATAATAAAAATATCACTCTTAAAAGTATTGTTGCAGACGTGTTAAAAGCCATTGAACCATTTGAACAAAAATATAATAAAAAGATTCCTATTATTGCAGGTGGAGGGCTCTTTAGTGGAGATGATGTCTACGACATCATAAAGGCAGGAGCTTCTGCTGCTCAAATTGGTACACGTTTTGTAGCAACTTATGAATGTGATGCATCTGATGCATTTAAGAAAGCTTATGTGGATGCGACAAAAGAAGATGTAACTATTATTAAAAGTCCTGTGGGTCTTCCTGGTAGAGCTTTAAAAAATACCTTTGTAGAAAGAGTTCATTCTCAAGAAAAAAGAGATCCTATTTCATGTATTAATTGTTTAAAAACTTGCAATCCAAAAGAAACACCATATTGTATAGCAGATGCTCTCATTCAAGCACAACAGGGAAATCTAGAAAGAGGATTTGCATTTACTGGCTCCCAAGTATATAAAATTGACAAAATCACATCTGTAAAAAATGTAATAGATGAGCTTTTGGAAAGATTTTCAAGAGAATAG
- a CDS encoding helix-turn-helix domain-containing protein, translating to MSRIGDQIKEERIKKGMTPKQLGKKCGVAESFIIDIETGKKIINEKQLKQIEKILGKNFEESVSFSIEEKKEETKPIFKEKTVHRRDVNPLDQWEDALYNIIKKVPIYNLNMDKIKEYKYFPIIDKKVEGLNPEKIIYIQVPNDDLKEFRICRGDYILIYLNSEIVNHSIGLIEYEGKKQLRKIKKIDANQIEIISLVDSKRDVVSIKDIKVIGRGIRVEMNLNH from the coding sequence ATGAGCAGAATTGGAGATCAAATTAAGGAAGAAAGAATTAAAAAAGGGATGACGCCTAAACAGTTAGGGAAAAAATGTGGAGTTGCAGAATCTTTTATTATAGATATAGAAACAGGGAAAAAAATTATTAATGAAAAACAATTAAAGCAAATAGAAAAGATTTTAGGAAAAAACTTTGAAGAATCAGTGAGTTTTTCTATTGAAGAAAAGAAGGAAGAAACAAAACCTATATTCAAAGAAAAAACAGTTCATAGAAGAGATGTAAACCCCCTAGACCAGTGGGAGGATGCTTTATACAATATTATTAAAAAAGTGCCTATTTATAATTTGAATATGGACAAAATAAAAGAATATAAGTATTTTCCTATTATTGATAAAAAAGTGGAAGGGCTTAATCCTGAAAAAATAATATACATACAAGTTCCTAACGATGATTTAAAAGAGTTTAGAATTTGTAGAGGAGATTACATTTTAATTTATTTAAATAGTGAGATTGTCAATCATTCTATTGGACTTATTGAGTATGAAGGGAAAAAACAATTAAGAAAAATAAAGAAGATAGATGCCAATCAAATAGAAATCATATCTTTAGTGGATTCTAAAAGAGATGTGGTATCTATAAAAGATATAAAAGTTATTGGAAGAGGTATAAGAGTAGAGATGAATTTAAATCATTAA
- a CDS encoding DMT family transporter: protein MKNHALKGSILVILSTFAFGAIPVISQLALHENLNIPTVLFFRFFIASCITWTYIFTKKLNYKIDLSHFFYLGILSIVGFLGTAYFIYVAYTYISGSLATIILFTHPAMISCYEFFVMKTSRDIRKILALICATIGMILVVWSPNIELNILGVIFSLLSAICYSFYALGLNEKRTRKLNSIVISGYVSFFCSISYFIVGLFKHTIFIPTTTNGWIYILILATFSTVFATITFCKGIQLIGPSTAVIISTFEPVVACVSGFFILDEVLTLPMIIGGVLILSAIFILQIPQKNIYKFFHIKIKENL, encoded by the coding sequence TTGAAAAATCATGCATTAAAAGGAAGCATCCTTGTTATTTTATCTACCTTTGCCTTTGGAGCTATTCCTGTAATATCTCAATTGGCACTTCATGAAAATTTAAATATTCCTACTGTTCTTTTTTTTAGGTTTTTTATTGCCTCATGCATTACCTGGACATATATTTTTACAAAAAAACTAAATTATAAAATAGACTTGTCCCACTTTTTTTATTTAGGAATATTAAGCATTGTAGGTTTTTTAGGAACAGCATATTTTATATATGTAGCATATACTTATATTTCTGGTTCTTTGGCTACAATTATATTATTTACCCATCCTGCAATGATTTCATGCTATGAATTTTTTGTGATGAAAACCAGTAGAGATATTAGAAAAATTTTAGCTTTAATCTGTGCAACTATAGGAATGATTTTAGTTGTATGGAGCCCTAATATAGAATTAAATATATTAGGAGTTATTTTTAGTTTATTATCAGCTATATGCTACTCTTTTTATGCTCTAGGACTAAATGAAAAGAGAACAAGAAAATTGAATTCCATTGTAATTAGTGGATATGTATCATTTTTCTGTTCTATTAGCTATTTTATAGTAGGCCTTTTCAAACATACGATCTTTATTCCAACTACTACAAATGGCTGGATCTATATTCTTATACTTGCTACGTTTTCTACAGTTTTTGCAACTATTACCTTTTGTAAAGGAATTCAACTTATTGGTCCTTCTACTGCTGTAATTATTAGTACCTTTGAACCTGTAGTAGCTTGTGTTTCTGGATTTTTTATATTAGACGAAGTATTAACTCTTCCTATGATTATTGGAGGAGTATTGATTCTATCGGCTATATTTATTCTTCAAATTCCTCAAAAAAATATTTATAAATTTTTTCATATAAAAATAAAAGAAAATTTATAG